ttaacccaaattttggtgtaaatcaaaacacaccctagctaaagaaagcaacacaaatgggACACTTGTGTTTTTAACAGTCCATAATAGTGTAGATAAGCATACTGGGAATTCCAACAACCTCACTCATatgcccacatagtctgtaaatAAGACACTAATGGCttaagctgaaacactcaagtctcaattttttaaagtttttattgcaGTGAGTGTTGTAATCTTGAAActttgtatgtcaagactgtcttaacctgaggacccccctgtaatcatgatttttatctttcattttgtttatgtggtatgtCGCATTAAATGACTTGTGCATATTGAACCTAACTCACCTCACATcacaggaataaatcccacttgactattgtgtatgatttttttttttttttgtgagataaGAGATGGCAGAGTGATAGGCTCCATCCTGTGTacaacccaactgggatccaccaggcaagccctctatggggcgatgctctgcccatctggggactgttgctacattgctcagcaattgaaccatttttagcacctgagatagaggccatgaagccatcttcagcacctagggctaactctcttgaaccaatcaagccatggctgtgggagggaaagagagagagacaaagagtgagagagagagaaggggaaaagggatgggtggagaagcagatggtcacttctcctgtgtgccctgaccaatcaaacccagggcatctatacgccagctgatgctctaccactgagccaaccacccaagACCTGTGTATGACTTTTTAATGTACTATTGAACTTGACTTaccaatattttgttaaggatattTGCATCTaggttcatcagaaatattggcccatagttttatttttatgtagtgtctttgtctcatttggtatcagggtaatgctggccttgtaaaatgagtatgggagattttccttttcttcagatCTTTggatagtttgagaaagataggtattaacgcttttctgaatgttttgttaaattttaccttttaaacCATCTGAttcaagacttttgtttgttggcagttttttttattagtgtttcAGTTTCATTAGTAGTTATCAttctgtttggatttttttttcatattcattcTTAAAagattacatatttttaagtattatctatttctttcaggttatccaatttgttggTACATAattaattgttcatagtattttcttataatcctttgtatttctgtggtgtcagttgtcacttctcttttatttctgattttatttatttgggtcttctgtcttctttttccttgataagtctgGCTATCCATTTATCAACTTtggttatcttttcaaagaaccagtgctTAGTtgcattgatcttttctattgttttttagcctctatgctGTTTTTCCATTCTAAtctttatgttttcctttcttctgctcactttgggttttgtttttctttttctaatttctttaaatgtaagATTAGATTTCTTATTTacaattttcttgtttgttgattttgacCTTTATTGTTATGAATTTTGCTTTTAGAACTGCTTGGACTGTGTCCCCTAGTATTCGAGggcattgtcttttcatttttatttgtcttaaggtaacttctgattttttttgacgttactgttaacccattcattgtttagtagcatgtAATTTCTCTAGTTTTCTTCTAGTAATTAATATCTATATCATACCATTGTTATGAAAGGAgccatgatttcaatcttaaatttactgagatttGTGTTGTGACCTTACATGTGATTTATTCTGGAAACTTTTgtaatgttctaaaaatatctattaagttCATCGGCTCTAATGTGCCCTTTAAAAGATcattcttccatgtcttttcatggctggatagctcatgatttttttttttttaataaatttttattaatggtaatgggatgacattaataaatcagggtacatatattcaaagaaaacatgtctaggttattttgtcatcaaattatgttgcaaacccctcgcccaaagtcagattgtcctccgtcaccctctatctagttctctgtgcccctccccctccccctaactctccctccctccctcccatgtcctccctccccccccacccttggtaaccaccacactcttgtccatgtctcttagtctcatttttatgttccaccaatgtatggaatcatgtagttcttgtttttttctgctttgcttatttcactccttataatgttatcaagatcccaccattttgctgtaaatgatctgatgtcatcatttcttatggctgagtagtattccatagtgtatatgtgccacatcttctttatccagtcttctattgaagggctttttggttgtttccatgtcttggccactgtgaacagtgctgcaatgaacatggggctacatgtgtcttcacgtatcaatgtttctgaggttttggggtatatacccagtaaagggattgctgggtcataaggtagttctatttgcagttttttgaggaaccaccatactttcctccataatggttgtactactttacagtcccaccaacagtgaatgaaaaaatatggaacgcttcacgaatttgcgtgtcatccttgcgcaggggccatgctaatcttctctgtatcgttccaattttagtatatgtgctgccgaagcgagcacagctcatgatttttttattgtggaatattatttcattgtatggatgcaCCACTATTTATTCACATTCACTCTTATTGAAGGGCATCTCAGTTGCTTCCAATTTCTGCCAGTTATAACTGAAGACACTGTAACATTTGTGTGCAAGTTTGTATGGATGTAATTTTCAACTTATTTGAGTTATACCTAGATACTTTATTGTTAAATCATATAGTAAGCATATATTTAACTTTGTAAGAAGCCATCTAATCATCTTGCAAAATGGTTGCTCCAATGTGCATtctaccagcaatgaatgagagctcCTTTAGATCTACATCTTAAtcagcatttggtattgtcagtgttttggattttagccACTTAATAAATGGAGGTAGTTGTTTTATTCTgcaattgttttaatttgcaattccttAGTGACATGTAATGttgagtttctttttatatttgtttccctTCCATATAgcttctttggtgaaatgtctgctcagaagttttgcccatttttaattgggttccttattttcttgttgaattttgtgacttctatatattttggatacaaatCTGTATCAAATCTATGTTTTGCAAATGTACTTTTATTAGTCTGTGGCTTTTTTTATCTTAACAAAAGCTTTTGTAGagcagacattttaaattttaataaattaaaatttcaaatttaatgaATTAATGTTTGATTAGTTATATCTTTTGTATATATTCCTGACAAGTttataattcaatttatttacatttttatgtttcatattacaactatttattctttttgtggtTTCCAGGTACTGTGTTTGCTTAGAAAGTTTTCCAGACAACTTTCCAAGATAATAacaatcacttttaaaaatttattctatattctcaagttatttatgaaaattatttcttttataagaatTGATACAGAATactcaaattattttaagattacCCAGTTGCCCTTTCCATTCATTAAATAATCCAtctttttacatctttgtcataaaCTAAATTCCCCTATGTATTTGAATTTCTAAACCCTATCTCATTAAACTCTCTTCTCATGGGcagatttcaaattttaaaagaaaaagattacatttataaaatacattttaatatcttttagaGATAATTCATACTcagaactcttttttaaaattaattttctataaaagttataaacatatatattcaaaatagtttcagttaattttattttggtaaCTTCAAATTGCTACGTTGAGCTATATTTGCCATACTGTTGCTTGTAATTGAAAATGCCCTAGTGGATTCAATTATtcctttcaaaaaatttgtcATTGTTTTCTGTAAAATTGTTGTAAGCCTAAAAATTTATTACAGTGTTATACTCCAATGCCAGTGCTCTAAGACATCTTGCTGATAATATCCAAGAGATTATTAAGGCTATGTGTTGAATTCAGAATTCATATAAAAAGAGAATCAGGAAGTAATTAAATTAAACCTGTAATTGGTGAGAATTTTTCATagttgaagaaaaatgaagactaTCCTATTCAAAAAGCACTATGAAGTTTACACCAGAAAATGAAACCTAAATTTATAGATAGATTCAGCATCATAGTTAAAATGCAATCTAATAGAAAGAATGTTTATCTAGGAGGGAGCAACAATTAGATGGGTAGCAGTTTTTTATTAACAACAGTTAGAGGAAActgtattttcatatttcttaaaaaaatttgataaactaCCATTGAAGTGCAAAATTAAGAcactttcagaaaaataacacaatttatctataataaagaaatattaaaattgataTAATCTCAGGAAACTAATTATAAATGATCAGTACAAAGAAGTTTTATAAAACTGGGTAATGTTAGTAAATTAGACCATTTtatgtaaaaacaacaaaaatatttacaaaaatttgCTCAAAATATAGAAAACCATTTCTATGTCAATGGCCATTTAAGTTAGTAAAGTGGAAAAAACTCTTAAAGAACTAtccaaaaacaaatttcaaatttaGATATATTATTGctcattttcaaaaatttacaGAGCTAATTTCCATGCcttgagaaaaatgcaaaaggataaagaaaaataagaaggatTTTAAATGATGTAACAATGACCATTAATCTTAATATCACAATCTGAAAAAAGAATGCTTAAAAATAGATACATTTAATTTATGACTATAAACTTAAaactatgaataaaatatttttaaatcacacttagtaacttgtttaaaataatatttaccaaTTTTTACATTGTACTGATCTTCAAATTGctcaactttatttttagaaaaattgtgAGGTAATACCTTATATTAGGTAAATCCTAATAAAAAAGGTTCAGTTCATATCAATGGTTTTTAATGTTTCAACCtctattatattttctgttttttttttccttttctattttaattccatCTTTCTTGTTCATATGTATTccctgtttcttcctctttctcgGTTGTGTTTTGGCACTCCTTCAGCCTTTCCTCATCCACACTGATGTGCATCTTGTcgatttttatgaaaaaaaaaaacctgttgagATATTGGAAGTACACTAAACTTATATTTTATTGGGGGAGGGAGATTTGAAACTTTTGCGAGATTAATTCTTCCCATTCATGAAaattgtatattgttttttatttatgtaatagtTGTCGTGAATATTGTAAgtgctttaatatattttatcaataaTTGCTATTACATTTTTAACAGTACCTGctcttatatttaatttcttctcttaCTCTATTATTAGATGATTTGTGTCTGGATGTGAAGTATATTTCTCTGGCATGCAAATTTGggacacatttattttattatttaaatacttctgtatttagcctgaccaggcagtggggcagtggatagcacgtcggactgggatgcggaggacccaagtttgaaaccctgaagttgctggcttgagcagggctcaccagcttgagtgtggggttgctggcttgggtgtcggatcataaacatgaccccatggttgctagtttgagtccaaggtcgctggcttgagcaaaaggtcattcGCTCTAGTATGGCTGCCTGGTCAACgcatatacaagaaagcaatcattgaacaactaaggtgccacaatgaagaattgatgcttctcatctctctcccttcctgtctgtccctctctctgtctctctctgtctctgtcacacaagaCAAAAGATAACTTTCTACCAACAGTGTGAGAAAACATAACCTGAACTGTACAGAAGTTTCCTCTACATAGTCTATTAAATGAGGTATTATCCtttgagagataaagaggaaataaattttaattaaaaataatgaaatacccATAGagctattttttaattctaaatcttTCAAGTGTCAGGGTCAGTGTGGATTTCTGCATTCTAAGCAAGCATGGTTGGTAATTGGCCTGAGGCTGAAAGGAAGAACAAGAGTAATGATCACAAATATTTTTTGGAGAAGATTTTATTTGCCTGAGCAGATCAGTGAGCCTACATTATTTGGTTAAGCACTTAGACTACAGAATTCTTTGTTAAGAACTAGTGGAACACTCTCTAACTAGtctccatttttctattttcctctaaTGTCATCTTGAGTTTAAAGAGaatcaaataaaatggaaatattgggGATCTCTgataagatattaaaatatttaggcAGTCTATAAGTGGTATTTCTAGAGGATGTTTAGAACCCATTGATGACTAAAAAAGTAGGAACACATATTATCCTTATAAATCAAGctagaaaataaatgtgaaataattaggaatagaaatatataaagttatatattgcATATTAGTACAACATATATATATGGCAGAATGGCCTCCAACACCTCACAGAAATATGTGAAATGGcatgagtgtgtatgtgtttaattatatataatatatttattataaatgctGTGTTTGtgtaattatatatatcatatataatatataattatatgtaattatatattatactgtatatataaaagaaagaaaggggaaaagtagTGTTTGTAGttgaaaaaaaggggaaaacagaagagagaaagaaaagttccCTTCCCCCACTCTAATCACTATTCCATTAGAGATACTGGTAACCAAGCACTGTGTGACCCTGATTTTCACTACAAACTACAAACTAAACTAGACTGAGAAGCTATACAAATTATCAAGTCAGGGGAGAAAGtatttatttgttccatttattaatTCAAGAGAATATATGTATTCCTAtagtcattgcagcattattacaATAACCTTATaacctttaatatatatattatatatataatattatatatatatatattgcaattcAAATACAAGGTGTAACTGGCTTATCTTCTCAGTATTTGCTTACAATCTCTTTTCCCAGGATGGTTTACAGTGACTGGCTTACAGGGACCAATCTTGACTCCACTGGGTAGAGTAGTTGAACTCAGCTGTCAGCTGTCCCCACCACAAACTGCAGAACACATGGAGATACGCTGGTTCAAGGATCGCTACACACAGCCTGTTCACCTATACAATAATGGTACAGACCGGTATGGAAAAACTATCTCCAGGTATGTGGAGCGGACAGAGTTCCTGAAAGAAGCTATTAGAGAGGGTAAAGTGACCCTAAGGATCTTCAGTGCCAGTGTTGATGATGATGGGAAGTACCACTGCTTCTTCAAAGATGGTGATTTCTATGAAGAAGCCATTACAGAAGTGAAAGTCACAGGTAAGGATGGATGCCTTTgaggtttttatattttcatgattCTCAACTCATCTGAGGCTATATATTAGGAAAATTCCAAGTGTTTCTGACTACTTTCATATTACATGGTTAGGTTAGCAAGTTCAAATTCATGCATTCCTAGTCTTTGAACAGGGAAGAGTGCAGGATTAAGAATGCaaattgtgccctggccagttggctcagtggcagagcactggcctggcatatggatgtcccaggtttgatttctggtcagggcactcaggagaaacaaccaactgcttctccactcttccctctttcccttctctctatctctcttttcctctcccacagccatggctccattggagctgggtggccctgggtgctgagaatggcaccatggccttgccttagatgctaaaattgctctggttgcaactgagcaagagccgcagatgggcagagcatcactccccaGTGGCCTCGCCggatggattctggtcaggtgcatgtgggagtttgtctctgcctcctcgcttctcacttaagaaaaatataaaacaaaacaaaaaaagaatacaaattgtGTCTGCACACATTACCTTTATCAGCAAGAATGATTTCCCCATGTCCACATACACTAGATCTATATGTGGCTAGATCTGTAAACTACCAACAGAATCCTattaagatttattattttttaaattatttctgccAACATGTTAGTGAAACCTGACTTTGTAAATTATCTAAATCTCTACAATAGTCAGTAGTCTCCCTaatgacaatttattttttagtatatacatgagagggggagggagagagagataaaaggagagagatgagaaacatcaactcataggtgcattactttagttgtctactgattgcttctcatatgtgtcttgaccagggggcttcaggcAAGCCAGCtatttctttgctcaagccagttaccttggactcaagctagcaacattgggcttcaaaccagtgacctttgtgctcaaggtAGCAAGCAcctgacctcggggttttgaacctggatcctcagcgtcccaggctgacacactatcaattgtgccaccatctggtcaggttaaatatatatttaaattaagtaaacataaaaaaaatcaattctcaaTCTCACTGGTCAAATCTCAGGTGCTTAATAATCTCATGTACCAAATAACTACTGTATTGGACAGCACAAATAACAAATAGTAAAATCATTGCAGAATCTTTTATTGAGAGCTACTCTGACTTAAcactttaatctttattattctttctttgcccACACATTTAATCAAGTCTTATGTGCCAGGCAATGTcctgaaatttttcaaaaactagTTTATATTCTCTAAACTGATATgtactgctttatttttataatggaagtgtattttctatttcatgtaGCTATTATATACAAAAACATACATAGAGAATTTAATTAAGGATGTAAacacatttttgttatttgttacTTAGAACTTAGAACAGTTCAAACATGACTAATAATGAAGATAACAAGGAAAAACATTAGGCTATAAGTTCAAGAGGACTGAGGTCTTGATAGTTCTTGTTCATTATTATAGCCATAGACATAGCCCAGTCTTCTAAATTTAGGAAATAACCAATatacttttcttaatttatttttaattgaatttttgggatgacattagttcataaaaccatacaggttttaagtgtacaactcaaacatcatctgcatactgtATCATGCACTCATCACCCAAACGAAAGTCTCTTTTTGTCctcatttatcccccctttgctCACTTCCACCTGGCCCCCACAACCTCTccttctggctatcaccacacagTTGTCTGTGCCTACACATAtggatatgtgtgtgtgcttaattccttcaccacTTTTCATTCAGCCCCCTAAAtcccctccctctgacagctgtcagtgtgttccatgtatttatgcttcagtttctgttttgtttattagtttactttgttcattagattctggaAAGCAGAAACTGTAGGGGGCCAAACTGAAAACATAAGGCTCCTGTGTtccaaaaagaaagtttattttaaaagcgcCTGGATACAagcgggctgagaccagcaaaaggTGTCAACCCCAAGCTGCAGGATTGAGCATTAGATACAGAGGTTAATGCAGTCGTTTTCTGGCCTGGGGTTGCCTCAGATTAGCACATCGAGCtttatggccttggtcactgacctgaagatgagcaggaggaggggcatTCTGCTGCAGAAACACATGTTCTCTTTAATATAGCACAGGCTTAATCAGTGTGGTCCTTTCTGATGTCCTTGGTAAAATTTGAAGACAGCTAAGAGGTCAGGAATTTCCTAGAAACAGTCTTTAGGCCTGTGGCTAGACTTTCTCAatcaactattgtgatttaaactcccctagtGGTCAGGcccctccccaatgtaagctttccctgacatttctacaaaggtaaactttttgctgtaTTTCAGTGAATGCCAGGACGCCATTAatagagagaatagcaagcaaattaactataaCTTCGcagtgggggatgagaatgttccATTTTGAGCCCTGGTGGGAAGTTGGGTGAAGGGAATTTGATctttaaaggggctctggatcTGAAGGAGCCAACTTAAAACAAACAGATTCCattacaagtgagatcatatggtatttgtctttctctgattggcttatttcacttagcataataatttttaggtccatccatgctgtcacaaaaagtatagttttctttttatttataactgagtagtattccattgtgcaaatataccacagcatttttattcactcatccactgatgggcccTTGGggtatttccagatcttggttattgtaataATGCTGCAAGGACCATAGGGATACATATATTCTCTTGAattaataaatggaacaaatagtTTCTCCCCTGACTTGTTAATTTGTATAGCCTCTCAGTTTGGTTTAGTTTGTAGTTTGTAGTGAAAATCAGGGTTGCACAGTGCGTGGTTACCAGTGTCTCTAATGGAATAGTGATTAGAGTAGGGGAagagaacttttttttctctcttctgttcctccctttctttcaccTACAAACActacttttcccctttctttccaaCCAGCTACAAGTTTAAAAACACAGATTCTTGTGCATCCTCCTAATACCAAAGGTGTTTTGGTGGAGTGTAACTCAGAAGGTTGGTTCCCACAGCCTCAAATGGAATGGAGAGACAGCAGAGGAGAGATCATTCCACCTGTAGCAACATCCCATTCACAGGGTACAGAAAAATTGTTCAACATGAAGATGACCCTTCTCCTTAAACAAAGCTCCCATGGGAATATCACGTGCCACCTTCGAAACCCTCTAACTGGTCAAGAGGAAAGGATAAGCATTGTCTTAGCAGGTGAGATCTGTGTGTTTATTCTTCAAATGATGACCATTGTCATAAAATtcagaaactaaagaaaaaaattaatatactttcTTCATTTGGTTTCTAggatattatattattttggcATTATTCATCATCttgctcattttctttcctattctctTTTGCACTTTATCTTTTATCTCTGCCTTTTTGATATAGTAGTTCCCCAAGGCTTAGTTAGTCTTTGAGTATTTTCTCTTGTGTCTTAATTTGATCATATGGCTTTACGTACCATCAATATGATAACACTTCCCCAAATGAGATATCTTATCCAGACCTATCTCTGTAACTCTATTTTCATCTCTAAACTTGACATCTCAACGTATGAAAGTCTAGTAAACATCCCAAATTACACACATCAAACACTAAGCAGCTAATTACATCCTAACCTGTGAAATTTACTGCCTTCTCAATCACGCTTCATATTCTCAgtttcaaagaacaaaatcctTTCAGCCATCCTTGACTTCTATCTTTCTCTTATATTCTATATCACATTTGTCTAAAAATAATCTTTGCTCTGCCTTTAAAGTAAATCTAGAGTCTCATAACTTTTCACCACTTTGTTGTCGCCATCCAAGTCTGAGACACCATCACTCATGGTTTGGATATTGGCAATAGCATCTGAAAAGTTCTCCCTATTTTTACTCTTGTCCAATATTCTCAACACATAGGTAGAAGAACCCATTTAAAACATGAGACATACAACATTACCTTTTGTTCAAATCCATGcaatggttttcattttattccgAGTAAAATGCCCCACAATGTCCCTCATTTTCTGTGTCTCCATTACCTATCTG
The Saccopteryx bilineata isolate mSacBil1 chromosome 3, mSacBil1_pri_phased_curated, whole genome shotgun sequence DNA segment above includes these coding regions:
- the LOC136329066 gene encoding putative selection and upkeep of intraepithelial T-cells protein 1 homolog, which produces METTGLSLTRGFAVMVLLQMISPSSGWFTVTGLQGPILTPLGRVVELSCQLSPPQTAEHMEIRWFKDRYTQPVHLYNNGTDRYGKTISRYVERTEFLKEAIREGKVTLRIFSASVDDDGKYHCFFKDGDFYEEAITEVKVTATSLKTQILVHPPNTKGVLVECNSEGWFPQPQMEWRDSRGEIIPPVATSHSQGTEKLFNMKMTLLLKQSSHGNITCHLRNPLTGQEERISIVLADQLFPWNVIWILTLSIILALLVIFIMVPSVDLHNRLQELQQKGVRSSVQSSACSRVCTKDCLPTTRCTDCSRKLRAPIIVGILIILSSICVITSLILYLHHKSRVPVSDPHFELDVMWLEDVTVILCVLIVFITMLTSFVYFRLRGFLGR